The Pseudomonadota bacterium genome includes a region encoding these proteins:
- the cobJ gene encoding precorrin-3B C(17)-methyltransferase, whose product MNDQMDKKEIAVWTLNENALRLAFKCADIINAKALFTPSAKANGYQDVRLIVYDRFTQSLTEHFYEYEAHIFIMASGIVVRSIAPLIRDKASDPAVLVIDEKGKHVISLVSGHLGGANDLSARVASALGAEPVITTATDVSGIVAVDEIAQRIGAKVENKEMIKKVSASMLNNAPVALICDYELFETYYGKAGYKPDHFEKPNAAALSNYAAVCFITEKIFELDKELLEKSLFIRPHSLFVGIGCNKNTSQKEISDAVCEVFEQQGLSPISIAGVFTIDKKKDEAGLLEYVQTIGLNLQYYNAETLDNIDAEGMSAPSAYAQKYVKAKGVAEPAALLGAGPGSQLIVAKQKKGNVTVAVARKKDICPAKDKGKLFVLGIGPGDLDYMTEHVRRVLKSSDVIAGYGKYIELVEPVIKGKEIISTGMTKETERVDKAIQAAAEGKTVSLICSGDAGIYGMAGLVYERMVSAGIEIDIEVSPGVTAAAAAASLLGAPLTNDFITISLSDLLTPTETVIKRIEITAASDMVTAVYNPVSKRRKELITRLQAEFLKYRDKKTPVGVVTHALRKGQKKEIRTLSNFLDCDMNMNSVIIIGNSDTVVINGHMVTKRGYERKT is encoded by the coding sequence ATGAACGATCAAATGGATAAGAAAGAAATTGCCGTTTGGACTCTTAATGAAAATGCACTTCGCCTGGCCTTTAAATGTGCTGACATTATAAACGCTAAAGCCCTGTTTACACCATCTGCCAAAGCAAACGGTTATCAGGACGTTCGGCTTATCGTATATGATCGTTTCACGCAAAGTCTTACAGAACATTTTTATGAATATGAAGCACATATCTTTATTATGGCTTCAGGAATTGTGGTGCGCTCTATTGCTCCTCTTATACGAGACAAGGCAAGTGATCCGGCAGTATTGGTGATAGATGAAAAAGGCAAACATGTTATCAGCCTGGTATCCGGCCATCTTGGCGGAGCCAATGATTTGTCTGCCAGGGTTGCAAGTGCTTTGGGTGCAGAGCCGGTCATCACAACAGCAACTGATGTAAGCGGTATTGTAGCGGTTGACGAAATTGCCCAGAGGATAGGCGCAAAAGTAGAAAATAAGGAAATGATCAAAAAAGTTTCTGCTTCTATGCTAAATAATGCTCCGGTTGCGTTAATTTGTGATTATGAGTTGTTTGAAACATATTACGGGAAAGCAGGCTATAAGCCGGATCATTTTGAAAAGCCTAATGCCGCTGCTCTTAGTAACTATGCTGCTGTATGCTTTATAACTGAAAAAATCTTTGAACTGGACAAAGAACTTTTGGAAAAATCACTTTTCATTCGTCCGCATAGTCTGTTTGTAGGTATCGGGTGCAACAAAAATACATCACAAAAAGAAATATCCGATGCAGTATGCGAAGTGTTTGAGCAGCAAGGGCTTTCTCCGATTTCTATAGCCGGTGTTTTTACTATTGATAAGAAAAAAGATGAAGCAGGCTTGCTGGAATACGTTCAAACTATTGGTTTGAATCTGCAATATTATAATGCCGAAACACTGGATAATATTGATGCAGAGGGCATGTCGGCACCTTCTGCGTATGCACAAAAATATGTTAAAGCAAAAGGTGTGGCTGAACCTGCGGCGCTTCTTGGCGCAGGTCCGGGATCTCAGTTGATTGTGGCAAAGCAGAAAAAAGGAAATGTTACAGTGGCAGTTGCAAGAAAAAAAGATATTTGTCCGGCAAAAGATAAAGGGAAACTTTTTGTTTTAGGTATAGGCCCGGGTGATCTGGATTATATGACGGAACATGTAAGGCGTGTTCTTAAAAGCAGTGATGTAATAGCCGGGTATGGAAAATATATCGAGTTGGTGGAGCCTGTTATTAAAGGAAAAGAGATTATATCAACAGGCATGACAAAAGAAACCGAACGGGTGGATAAAGCAATACAGGCCGCCGCCGAAGGAAAAACCGTTTCGCTGATATGCTCAGGAGATGCCGGTATATACGGTATGGCCGGTCTTGTGTATGAACGGATGGTAAGCGCCGGTATAGAGATTGATATAGAAGTATCGCCCGGTGTAACAGCTGCCGCCGCCGCCGCATCTCTTTTAGGTGCGCCTTTAACAAATGATTTTATCACAATCAGTCTTTCGGATTTATTGACCCCAACAGAAACTGTTATAAAGCGGATAGAAATAACTGCTGCATCGGATATGGTTACGGCCGTATATAACCCTGTAAGCAAAAGGCGAAAAGAATTAATAACCAGATTGCAGGCGGAATTTCTTAAATACAGAGATAAAAAAACTCCGGTTGGTGTTGTTACCCATGCTTTAAGAAAAGGCCAGAAAAAAGAAATACGTACTCTTAGTAATTTTCTTGATTGTGATATGAATATGAATTCTGTTATTATTATCGGAAACAGCGATACGGTAGTTATTAACGGTCATATGGTCACGAAGCGCGGTTATGAGCGAAAGACATAA